A genomic region of Spirochaetota bacterium contains the following coding sequences:
- the dnaE gene encoding DNA polymerase III subunit alpha: MDFVHLHNHTDYSILDGAITVDKLVKKAAELGMKAVALTDHGNMFGAIDFYQAARKAGIKPIIGEEFYMAPGPRTVKESSRNNGEEKAYHLILLARSAKGYRNLMKLSSIGYVEGFYYKPRIDFEVLERHSEGLVCSSACLGGQIPSLILRGKDREARELAGRFREIFGKDNFYLELQYHNIAEQETVNRELVKMGVDMDIPLIATNDAHYVNREDARSHEVLLCVQTGKLMKDTDRMKFPSDEFYLKSADEMRSLFPDYPDAMFNTLKIAEMVEVELELGKPILPHFEVPDGFNLDTYLRHLVEKGAAVRYGGSVPDEVRKRIDYELSVIINMKFSGYFLVVWDVINYARQQGVPVGPGRGSAAGSMVSYCLGITALDPLRYDLLFERFLNPERNEMPDMDLDFCADRRGEVIDYVRAKYGDDHVSQIITFNTMSAKAVIKDVARAMDIPFTKANEISKLIEEKELAKSLAKSKEFQALHRDREYGKDLIDTSLRLEGLVRSAGRHAAGIVISRGPLTDYVPLYMDKDGAISSQYEKNALEKAGLVKMDFLGLKNLTIIDKCLKLIRETKGETVDIDAIPLDDKKSYDLLKKADTKGVFQLESGGMQTLLRRLGPTCFEDIIAIVALYRPGPLNSGMADDFIKRKRNPKLVDYPHRSLEAILKDTLGVVVYQEQVMRISQIIAGFTMPEADKLRKAMGKKNMDIINALEDKFLKGAQKNGIDKNLAENLYNMIKKFGEYGFNKSHSAAYALVAYQTAFLKAHYPLQYMTSLLSAQPDRQDDVIQYINDCRANGIDVLPPSVNRSDYDFTIEGKSIRFGLSAIKGVGSKAIESIVAARKRAGNFDSLKDFLENIDSLTVNKGVLESLIKAGAMDCLHENRAQLFASIDILLEAGRRLQEDRASGQGNLFGGEQAAAAGAGVHVDLLSIPEWHDNEKLSHEKEVLGLYISSHPLAKFEKEIRMFSSVSLSNLSEEHNGRSVSVVGILTNLQVKRAQKTGKRYALAELEDMDSSVEVIIFEKVLSRHEQLVMSGAPLMVTGTIEAESDTLMKLIATAVKSLKEVRQESISALHIRLDAIGVDDDILKTMEAIFTRHKGDCPIFFHVNAREGEKIIKAHATFNVKPTDGLVKDLSQIVGQDSLGFSISHH, encoded by the coding sequence ATGGATTTTGTGCATCTCCACAATCATACCGACTACTCGATCCTGGACGGCGCCATAACAGTTGACAAGCTGGTAAAAAAAGCGGCAGAGCTGGGCATGAAGGCCGTGGCCCTGACTGATCATGGCAACATGTTCGGCGCCATCGATTTTTACCAGGCGGCGCGCAAGGCCGGCATCAAGCCGATCATCGGCGAGGAGTTCTACATGGCGCCGGGACCGCGCACCGTGAAGGAATCGAGCCGGAACAACGGGGAGGAGAAGGCGTACCACCTCATCCTCCTGGCCCGCAGCGCCAAGGGCTACCGCAACCTCATGAAGCTCTCCTCCATCGGCTACGTCGAGGGCTTCTACTACAAGCCACGTATCGATTTCGAGGTGCTCGAGCGCCACAGCGAGGGCCTGGTCTGCTCGTCGGCGTGCCTGGGGGGGCAGATACCGTCCCTGATCCTCAGGGGAAAGGACCGGGAGGCGCGGGAGCTGGCGGGCCGCTTCAGGGAGATATTCGGGAAGGATAATTTTTACCTGGAGCTGCAGTACCACAACATCGCCGAGCAGGAAACCGTGAACAGGGAGCTGGTGAAGATGGGCGTCGACATGGACATCCCCCTCATCGCCACCAATGATGCCCATTACGTGAACAGGGAGGATGCCCGCTCCCACGAGGTCCTCCTCTGCGTCCAGACCGGGAAGCTCATGAAGGATACTGACCGCATGAAGTTCCCCTCCGACGAATTCTACTTGAAGTCGGCCGATGAAATGCGCTCCCTCTTCCCTGACTATCCCGACGCCATGTTCAACACCCTGAAGATTGCGGAGATGGTCGAGGTGGAGCTGGAGCTGGGCAAGCCGATCCTGCCGCATTTCGAGGTGCCCGACGGCTTCAACCTGGACACCTACCTGAGGCATCTGGTGGAGAAAGGGGCCGCGGTCCGGTACGGCGGCAGTGTTCCCGACGAGGTTCGCAAGCGTATCGATTACGAGCTTTCGGTTATCATTAACATGAAATTCTCCGGCTATTTCCTCGTGGTGTGGGACGTCATTAACTACGCGCGCCAGCAGGGTGTGCCGGTGGGACCGGGACGCGGCTCCGCCGCCGGTTCCATGGTCTCCTACTGCCTGGGCATAACGGCCCTTGACCCGCTCCGGTACGACCTCCTCTTCGAGCGCTTCCTGAACCCGGAGCGGAACGAGATGCCTGATATGGACCTCGACTTCTGCGCGGACCGGCGCGGCGAGGTCATCGATTATGTCCGGGCCAAGTACGGCGACGACCACGTGAGCCAGATCATCACCTTCAATACCATGTCGGCGAAGGCCGTGATCAAGGACGTGGCCCGGGCCATGGACATTCCCTTCACGAAGGCCAACGAGATCAGCAAGCTCATCGAGGAAAAGGAGCTGGCCAAGTCCCTGGCAAAGTCGAAGGAATTCCAGGCCCTGCACAGGGACCGCGAGTACGGCAAGGACCTCATCGACACGTCCCTCAGGCTCGAGGGCCTGGTCAGGTCCGCCGGACGCCACGCCGCCGGCATCGTCATATCTCGGGGGCCCCTCACCGACTACGTGCCGCTCTACATGGACAAGGACGGCGCCATATCCTCGCAATACGAGAAGAACGCCCTGGAAAAAGCGGGCCTGGTGAAGATGGACTTCCTGGGCCTGAAGAACCTCACCATCATCGATAAATGCCTGAAACTCATCAGGGAAACGAAGGGCGAGACCGTGGACATCGACGCGATCCCCCTCGACGATAAAAAGTCGTACGATCTCCTCAAGAAGGCGGACACCAAGGGCGTGTTCCAGCTTGAAAGCGGCGGCATGCAGACCCTGCTCCGCCGCCTGGGGCCCACCTGCTTCGAGGACATCATCGCCATCGTGGCGCTCTACCGCCCCGGCCCCCTGAACTCCGGCATGGCCGACGACTTCATCAAGCGGAAGCGGAACCCGAAGCTCGTCGACTATCCCCACAGGAGCCTGGAGGCGATCCTGAAAGACACCCTCGGCGTGGTCGTCTACCAGGAGCAGGTCATGCGGATCTCCCAGATCATCGCCGGTTTCACCATGCCGGAAGCGGACAAGCTGCGCAAGGCCATGGGTAAAAAGAACATGGACATCATCAACGCCCTGGAGGATAAGTTCCTGAAGGGGGCGCAGAAGAACGGCATCGACAAGAACCTTGCCGAGAATCTCTATAACATGATCAAGAAGTTCGGCGAGTACGGCTTCAACAAGTCCCACTCGGCCGCCTACGCCCTGGTGGCCTACCAGACAGCTTTCCTGAAGGCGCACTATCCCCTGCAGTACATGACCTCCCTCCTGTCGGCCCAGCCGGACCGCCAGGACGACGTGATCCAGTACATCAACGACTGCCGCGCCAACGGCATCGACGTGCTGCCGCCGTCGGTGAACCGGAGCGACTACGACTTCACCATCGAGGGGAAGTCGATCCGCTTCGGCCTCTCCGCGATCAAGGGCGTGGGCTCAAAGGCCATCGAGTCGATCGTGGCTGCCCGGAAGCGGGCGGGGAACTTCGACTCCCTCAAGGACTTCCTCGAGAACATCGACTCCCTCACGGTGAACAAGGGCGTGCTGGAATCCCTCATCAAGGCCGGCGCCATGGACTGTCTCCACGAGAACCGGGCCCAGCTTTTCGCCTCTATCGACATCCTCCTCGAGGCGGGTCGCCGCCTCCAGGAGGACCGGGCCTCCGGCCAGGGTAACCTTTTCGGCGGAGAGCAGGCCGCCGCCGCGGGAGCCGGCGTCCACGTGGATCTCCTCTCCATACCGGAATGGCACGACAACGAGAAGCTCTCCCATGAAAAGGAGGTCCTGGGGCTCTACATATCGAGCCATCCCCTGGCGAAGTTCGAGAAGGAGATACGAATGTTTTCCTCTGTCTCCCTGTCGAATCTCTCCGAGGAGCACAACGGCAGGAGCGTCTCCGTCGTGGGTATCCTCACGAACCTCCAGGTGAAGCGGGCCCAGAAGACCGGGAAGCGCTACGCCCTTGCGGAGCTGGAGGACATGGACAGCTCCGTCGAGGTCATCATCTTCGAGAAGGTGCTCTCCAGGCACGAGCAGCTCGTCATGAGCGGCGCGCCCCTCATGGTCACCGGCACCATCGAGGCGGAGAGCGACACCCTGATGAAGCTCATCGCCACTGCCGTGAAGTCGTTGAAGGAGGTGCGGCAGGAGTCGATATCGGCCCTGCATATTCGCCTCGACGCCATCGGCGTGGACGACGATATTCTCAAGACCATGGAAGCGATCTTCACCCGCCACAAGGGGGACTGCCCCATCTTCTTCCACGTCAACGCCCGGGAAGGGGAGAAGATCATCAAGGCCCATGCGACCTTCAACGTGAAGCCCACGGACGGCCTGGTGAAGGACCTGTCGCAGATCGTCGGTCAGGACTCCCTCGGCTTTTCCATCAGCCACCATTAG
- a CDS encoding class I SAM-dependent methyltransferase translates to METVKCIICGSAEGKPRYEKASRGGTPFTLVKCPKCGLEYVSPRPGPEEIGAFYGESYFATRTDRGYDNYFSDETRREIERVISLNLKDLGFFEFEMRLGEEKRVLDIGCAAGYFLSYMHDRGWETTGVDISRACVEFARGAGLAVYEDDYLEIDFARPFDLITLWASIEHLHYPDRFLEKAHFELKRGGRLYISTCRSGGLNFMRLFGKEWRFYNFPEHLYFFSITGIEKLLERKGFRIVECATYGSGFGKSGSLPRKIADAMAKRLRMGDMMLIAAEKH, encoded by the coding sequence ATGGAAACCGTCAAGTGCATCATATGCGGCAGCGCCGAGGGTAAACCGCGGTACGAGAAGGCTTCCCGCGGCGGAACGCCCTTTACCCTGGTGAAGTGTCCGAAGTGCGGCCTTGAATACGTCTCCCCCCGTCCCGGCCCGGAAGAGATAGGCGCCTTCTACGGCGAGTCGTACTTCGCCACGAGGACCGACAGGGGCTATGACAATTATTTTTCCGACGAGACCCGGCGTGAGATCGAGCGCGTCATCAGCCTCAACCTGAAGGACCTCGGGTTCTTCGAGTTCGAGATGCGCCTCGGTGAGGAGAAAAGGGTCCTCGACATAGGGTGCGCCGCCGGCTATTTCCTCTCCTACATGCACGACCGCGGATGGGAGACCACCGGGGTCGACATATCCCGGGCCTGCGTGGAGTTCGCCCGCGGCGCGGGCCTTGCCGTGTACGAGGATGATTACCTGGAGATCGATTTTGCCAGGCCCTTCGACCTTATCACCCTCTGGGCATCCATCGAGCACCTCCACTACCCGGACCGGTTCCTGGAAAAGGCCCACTTCGAGCTGAAAAGGGGAGGGCGTCTCTACATCTCGACCTGCCGCTCCGGCGGACTTAACTTCATGCGCCTCTTCGGCAAGGAGTGGCGCTTCTACAATTTCCCGGAGCACCTCTACTTTTTTTCCATCACGGGCATTGAAAAATTGCTTGAGCGGAAAGGCTTCCGGATCGTAGAGTGCGCTACCTACGGCAGCGGCTTCGGAAAGTCGGGGTCGCTTCCGCGGAAGATCGCCGATGCCATGGCCAAGCGGCTCCGCATGGGCGACATGATGCTCATCGCCGCGGAGAAACATTAG
- a CDS encoding 3D domain-containing protein, whose protein sequence is MNKERTITMAAGALLSALVLVAAGVAGCSKGGKNGASDTASLPSEGTLTVTVYAYCPCAKCNTRPWRGMVATGQTMQKILAEGKNICAADPKVIPMGATVTYNGKNYLVADTGSNIKGNTINILLGSHREVYDFGKKENQTISYKK, encoded by the coding sequence ATGAACAAAGAACGAACGATTACAATGGCCGCAGGGGCGTTATTATCCGCACTGGTCCTGGTAGCGGCCGGTGTGGCAGGATGTTCCAAGGGAGGGAAAAACGGCGCCTCCGATACCGCGTCGCTGCCGTCAGAGGGAACCCTGACCGTCACGGTCTATGCCTATTGCCCCTGCGCAAAATGCAATACCCGCCCATGGAGGGGCATGGTGGCCACCGGGCAGACGATGCAGAAGATCCTTGCTGAGGGGAAAAACATCTGCGCGGCGGACCCGAAGGTGATACCGATGGGAGCCACGGTGACCTACAACGGGAAGAATTACCTTGTCGCGGACACGGGAAGCAATATAAAAGGCAACACCATCAATATTCTCCTGGGATCCCACAGGGAAGTCTATGACTTCGGAAAAAAGGAGAATCAAACCATATCATATAAAAAGTAG
- a CDS encoding FAD-dependent oxidoreductase, whose amino-acid sequence MKKLSTLFSPLMIGTMEIKNRIAMAPMATDFAEGDGTVSQRLIDYYEARARGGVGLIILEVCTIDGMSPYIPRTVGLWDDSFVPGLKRLTDAVHSHGARVIPQIAHPGPESLAPLFNGTAAVGPSAGIVNNLTRMKCRELSAKEIDGIIEQFGEAARRAREAGFDGLEFHAAHSYMLAGSFLSALRNRRVDSYGGGLEGRLRFPLEAINAMKEKAGKDFPITMRLSAEEQVAGGREIRETEYIASLFAEAGVSGFHMSSGVYPDLSWRVIPPTGTPFGLNVKGAAEIRKAVPVPVMVVGRIVEPGMAEDIVRRGDADMVVLGRALLADPAWPAKAAAGDWDDIAPCIGCGLGCVRNRESGGDMTCIVNPALGREAEMEIRRAPHGKKVMIAGAGPAGLEAARVAALAGHDVHCYEKEAVPGGQFILAAVPPGKQELCKVTQYLASRAEKAGASIILGVEVTPELVAREKPDALVVATGARARRPAIAGADGANVFTAHEILAGTVDLAPGKALIIGGGMVGCEAASFLANTGDNITIGRTEVTIVEMTDAVGADMFSEGRELLMEKLRRKEVRIVTGATVREITADGALFEGREAISGMDYIVLAMGAEPVNDLSASSAAVAEVHVIGDAVEARQVLEAIREGSEAGRKL is encoded by the coding sequence ATGAAAAAACTTTCGACGCTGTTCAGTCCCCTCATGATCGGGACGATGGAGATAAAGAACCGCATAGCCATGGCGCCCATGGCGACCGATTTCGCCGAGGGCGACGGCACGGTGTCGCAGCGCCTCATCGACTACTACGAGGCCCGGGCCCGGGGCGGCGTCGGCCTCATCATCCTCGAGGTGTGCACCATTGACGGGATGTCGCCCTACATCCCCCGCACCGTCGGTCTCTGGGACGATTCCTTCGTGCCGGGGCTCAAGCGCCTCACCGACGCCGTCCACTCCCACGGCGCGCGCGTCATCCCCCAGATCGCCCATCCCGGCCCCGAATCTCTGGCGCCCCTTTTCAACGGCACGGCCGCGGTGGGTCCCTCGGCCGGGATCGTGAACAACCTGACCAGGATGAAATGCCGGGAGCTCTCGGCTAAGGAGATAGACGGTATCATCGAACAGTTCGGCGAAGCCGCGCGCCGCGCCCGGGAGGCGGGGTTCGACGGCCTGGAGTTCCACGCGGCCCACAGCTACATGCTGGCCGGTTCCTTCCTCTCTGCCCTGAGGAACCGCCGCGTCGACTCTTACGGCGGCGGCCTGGAGGGGCGACTCCGGTTCCCCCTGGAAGCGATCAACGCGATGAAGGAAAAGGCGGGAAAAGATTTTCCCATTACCATGCGCCTCTCCGCCGAGGAGCAGGTCGCCGGCGGGAGGGAGATCCGCGAGACCGAGTACATCGCCTCCCTCTTCGCCGAGGCCGGCGTGAGCGGCTTCCACATGTCAAGCGGCGTGTACCCCGACCTGTCGTGGCGCGTGATCCCGCCCACCGGCACGCCCTTCGGCCTCAATGTCAAGGGCGCGGCTGAAATCAGGAAGGCGGTCCCTGTCCCGGTGATGGTGGTGGGAAGGATCGTCGAACCCGGCATGGCGGAGGACATCGTGCGCCGCGGCGACGCCGACATGGTGGTGCTGGGACGGGCATTGCTGGCGGACCCGGCCTGGCCCGCCAAGGCTGCGGCCGGTGACTGGGACGACATCGCCCCCTGCATCGGCTGCGGCCTCGGGTGCGTGCGCAACCGCGAGAGCGGCGGCGACATGACCTGCATCGTGAATCCCGCCCTGGGCCGCGAGGCGGAGATGGAGATCCGGCGCGCCCCGCACGGGAAAAAGGTCATGATAGCCGGAGCCGGACCGGCAGGCCTGGAGGCGGCCCGCGTGGCCGCCCTGGCGGGCCATGACGTGCACTGTTACGAGAAAGAAGCCGTGCCGGGGGGGCAGTTCATCCTGGCCGCGGTTCCGCCGGGGAAGCAGGAGCTCTGCAAGGTTACGCAATACCTCGCCTCCCGGGCGGAGAAGGCCGGGGCCTCCATCATCCTGGGCGTTGAAGTAACCCCGGAGCTTGTCGCCCGGGAGAAGCCCGACGCCCTGGTGGTGGCAACCGGGGCCCGTGCCCGCAGGCCGGCCATCGCCGGCGCCGACGGGGCCAACGTTTTTACCGCCCACGAGATCCTCGCCGGGACCGTGGACCTCGCCCCGGGAAAGGCGCTGATCATCGGCGGCGGCATGGTGGGATGCGAGGCCGCCTCCTTTCTTGCCAATACCGGCGACAACATCACCATCGGCAGGACCGAGGTGACCATCGTGGAAATGACCGACGCCGTGGGAGCGGATATGTTCAGCGAGGGAAGGGAGCTCCTCATGGAAAAGCTCCGCCGCAAGGAGGTCCGGATCGTCACCGGCGCGACCGTGCGGGAGATCACCGCCGACGGCGCCCTCTTCGAAGGCCGTGAGGCGATTTCGGGCATGGATTACATCGTCCTTGCCATGGGCGCGGAGCCCGTCAATGACCTGTCGGCGTCATCGGCCGCCGTAGCCGAGGTCCATGTCATCGGCGACGCCGTTGAGGCGCGCCAGGTCCTTGAGGCGATCAGGGAAGGGTCCGAGGCGGGGCGGAAGCTGTGA
- a CDS encoding cupin domain-containing protein: MDVMYESKEYRDYFEDVQSFYREQEKTEEVIPIAQRLKDLRARHHLSLEQLSWISDIDVDKLAAIEDRRILPDVITIVKIARAFRIETGFLLGEGPGSGYTIVRNKDRLNIARHVTGTPERPNYRYKSLASGVTDRNMEIFLLTLTPDAGNDELSVHDGEEFLLVTEGAVRVTLGNRQETLEEGDSVYYRASVPHNVMNLSKQERAVVMAVIYIGR; encoded by the coding sequence ATGGACGTAATGTACGAAAGCAAGGAATACCGGGATTATTTCGAAGACGTGCAGAGCTTCTATCGGGAGCAGGAGAAAACCGAAGAAGTCATCCCCATCGCGCAACGCCTGAAAGACCTACGCGCCAGGCACCATCTCAGCCTGGAACAGCTCTCATGGATCTCCGACATCGACGTGGACAAGCTCGCGGCCATTGAAGACCGCCGGATACTGCCCGATGTCATCACCATCGTGAAGATAGCCAGGGCCTTCCGGATCGAAACGGGATTCCTCCTGGGAGAAGGCCCCGGGTCCGGCTATACGATAGTGCGCAACAAGGACCGCCTGAACATCGCGCGCCACGTCACCGGCACTCCGGAGCGGCCGAACTACCGCTACAAGTCCCTGGCAAGCGGCGTAACCGACCGTAACATGGAGATATTCCTCCTGACCCTCACGCCGGACGCCGGCAACGACGAGCTGTCGGTCCACGATGGCGAGGAGTTTCTCCTGGTCACCGAAGGCGCGGTCAGGGTGACCCTGGGCAACAGGCAGGAAACCCTGGAGGAGGGCGACAGCGTTTACTACAGGGCCAGTGTGCCCCACAACGTGATGAACCTGTCGAAACAGGAAAGGGCCGTCGTCATGGCGGTGATTTATATCGGCCGGTAA
- a CDS encoding class I SAM-dependent methyltransferase, translated as MQKEKRDFDRDAGTWDEKPQRVKLAKDIFRSIDAAVGIRRGMDAMDFGCGTGLLSLLVLERTGGVACADSSAGMLDVLASKVRAAGLSGVTTIHLTSDDGDGLTGSYDLVTSAMTFHHVRDVPSLVKRLAGLLNRGGILCVADLDPDNGGFHDDNTGVFHCGFARDEMMGHFKDAGLINVASSDAAVVEKKNESGEAVSFTVFLVTGARP; from the coding sequence ATGCAGAAGGAAAAAAGAGACTTTGACCGGGACGCCGGCACCTGGGACGAAAAACCCCAAAGAGTAAAACTGGCGAAGGATATCTTCCGGTCCATTGACGCGGCGGTGGGTATCAGGCGGGGCATGGATGCCATGGATTTCGGGTGCGGCACCGGCCTCCTGTCGCTGCTAGTGCTGGAGCGCACCGGCGGCGTCGCCTGCGCGGACAGCTCCGCCGGAATGCTCGATGTGCTGGCGTCAAAGGTCAGGGCCGCCGGCCTATCGGGGGTAACGACCATTCACCTCACTTCCGACGACGGTGACGGGCTTACAGGAAGTTACGACCTGGTCACCAGCGCCATGACCTTTCACCATGTCCGGGACGTCCCCTCCCTCGTGAAGAGACTCGCGGGCCTCCTGAACAGGGGCGGAATATTGTGCGTGGCGGACCTGGATCCCGACAACGGCGGGTTTCATGATGACAATACCGGCGTGTTCCACTGCGGCTTTGCCCGGGACGAGATGATGGGCCATTTCAAGGACGCGGGACTCATCAACGTTGCATCCTCCGATGCAGCGGTTGTCGAGAAAAAGAATGAATCCGGCGAGGCGGTGAGCTTCACCGTGTTTCTTGTCACCGGCGCCAGGCCGTAA
- a CDS encoding 3D domain-containing protein, with protein sequence MITSTRDKKGIFLAVSIIAVFFSIIIMLQSIALRIMVPPKALVGAAGIIGGIDVYGFTVTAYCPGSCCNGIWAGLTATGRPIDYYRSLKINIAAVDPAVIPMGTLFAYGGKEYLAVDIGGKIRGRKIDLLMPTHPETCIFGVKKDQSIRIISRKALETSLRRAGPAESASIAD encoded by the coding sequence ATGATCACCTCGACCCGGGATAAAAAAGGCATTTTTCTTGCTGTTTCAATAATCGCTGTTTTCTTCTCCATCATAATAATGCTGCAATCGATAGCGTTGAGGATCATGGTCCCGCCGAAGGCGCTGGTGGGCGCCGCCGGTATTATTGGAGGCATTGACGTATACGGTTTCACCGTCACGGCCTACTGCCCCGGCAGCTGCTGCAACGGGATCTGGGCCGGCCTCACCGCCACGGGCAGGCCCATCGATTACTACAGGTCGCTAAAGATCAACATCGCCGCCGTGGACCCGGCGGTGATCCCGATGGGGACCCTCTTCGCCTACGGAGGGAAGGAATACCTCGCCGTGGATATCGGCGGGAAGATCCGCGGCAGGAAGATAGACCTGCTGATGCCGACTCACCCGGAGACCTGCATCTTCGGCGTGAAGAAGGACCAATCCATCCGCATCATTTCCAGAAAGGCCCTGGAAACGTCCCTGCGCCGCGCGGGACCTGCGGAATCCGCGAGCATCGCCGATTAG
- a CDS encoding alcohol dehydrogenase catalytic domain-containing protein — MEVIFEALEYTSEDTFVQGEYRFSGSTESGWTITRNGRAHLTLGRGYRLLRTLYCGICSTDLARRYMPFPLPQIIGHEAVARDEEGRNYIVEINDTCVSRGDVSPEIFCKSGLPTHCPGRMVLGIDRLPGGFAPWILVPEYAAIPIDDLPPRSAVLIEPFAAALHAVTVSPPCSGDSVAVVGAGRLGLLIVAALAAQRQVGGYHFAITVLDVNSGNLDRARVLGADDVIVVYSDTPHKLRGHFDTVFDASGTPEGLDLALAISRREVHLKSTHGREYHGIKHLTELVVDELSLLTFSTENLDYLWSKNDNINKWVYIAPGCGSVDIPNRFKQYHDVISSAESYLKGKDFYNRIPRFDIAIASSAEEIDLCIRPSSNNEQSLVKPRGAILFKGSGKANPLLNFINSGKRIRTSRCGNFKEAINCIKKDIGILTSMEKNIITHEFPVSQLADAFDTARGDDAIKVIIHHKDS; from the coding sequence ATGGAGGTAATCTTTGAGGCGCTGGAATATACCTCGGAGGATACCTTTGTTCAAGGTGAATACCGCTTTTCAGGAAGCACTGAGAGCGGATGGACGATAACACGAAACGGTAGGGCACATCTTACTCTGGGCAGGGGATACCGTTTACTGCGAACGCTCTACTGCGGTATCTGTTCCACCGATCTTGCCAGAAGATACATGCCCTTTCCCCTTCCCCAGATAATTGGCCACGAAGCAGTGGCGCGGGACGAGGAGGGACGCAATTACATCGTCGAGATAAACGATACCTGCGTTTCCAGGGGTGACGTCTCCCCTGAGATCTTCTGTAAAAGCGGCCTTCCCACTCACTGCCCCGGAAGGATGGTCCTTGGCATAGATCGTCTTCCGGGGGGGTTCGCCCCGTGGATACTGGTGCCAGAGTACGCGGCAATCCCGATCGATGATCTGCCGCCGCGATCAGCGGTCCTTATAGAGCCCTTTGCGGCGGCCCTCCATGCAGTTACCGTATCCCCTCCTTGCAGCGGCGACTCAGTAGCCGTCGTAGGAGCCGGAAGGCTGGGACTGCTTATTGTCGCCGCCCTTGCTGCCCAGAGGCAAGTCGGCGGGTATCACTTTGCCATCACCGTCCTTGATGTTAACAGCGGAAATCTTGATCGCGCCCGTGTTCTTGGCGCGGATGATGTAATTGTTGTTTACTCTGACACCCCCCATAAACTCCGCGGCCATTTTGACACTGTCTTCGATGCATCAGGTACGCCGGAGGGTCTGGACCTGGCCCTGGCCATCTCTCGCAGGGAAGTTCATCTTAAATCAACCCACGGGAGGGAATATCACGGCATAAAGCATTTAACCGAACTCGTGGTTGATGAGCTCTCACTGCTCACCTTTTCTACAGAAAACCTGGACTATCTCTGGTCAAAAAATGACAATATCAATAAATGGGTATATATTGCACCAGGTTGCGGGTCTGTGGATATTCCCAATCGTTTTAAACAATACCATGATGTCATATCATCAGCAGAATCATATTTAAAAGGAAAAGATTTTTACAACCGCATACCACGTTTTGATATAGCAATAGCTTCATCTGCGGAAGAAATAGACCTATGCATAAGACCGTCATCGAATAACGAACAATCTTTGGTGAAGCCTCGCGGCGCAATTCTTTTTAAGGGCTCCGGGAAAGCTAATCCTCTACTGAATTTCATCAATTCTGGCAAACGAATAAGAACGAGTCGATGCGGTAATTTCAAGGAGGCAATAAATTGCATAAAGAAAGACATTGGTATCCTTACATCAATGGAAAAAAATATTATTACCCATGAATTTCCCGTATCACAACTTGCCGATGCCTTTGATACGGCAAGGGGTGATGACGCAATAAAGGTGATCATTCATCATAAAGATTCCTGA
- a CDS encoding pantoate--beta-alanine ligase: MQVVHTIQEVREHVARARSGGKRIGFVPTMGYLHRGHLSLVEESKKHSQYQVMSIFVNRIQFNDPKDFDSYPVDLERDFDLARGAGADLIFVPGEGEMYRDNLTFVDVEVLPKNLCGAHRPGHFRGVYTVVSKLFNIVQPDVSVFGQKDIQQAVSIEKMTADLNFPVRIIIAPTVREDDGLAMSSRNKRLSPDERTRAVAISRALKRAEELMKSGERSARALTKAMTAVIDESSPTKIDYISVVRYRDLELVDAVAEKSVIAAAVFYGETRLIDNMIIEFEGGVTRCVY; the protein is encoded by the coding sequence ATGCAGGTCGTACACACCATACAGGAAGTCCGCGAACATGTGGCGCGGGCTCGCTCCGGGGGAAAGAGGATCGGCTTTGTTCCCACCATGGGCTACCTGCACCGGGGGCACCTGTCCCTGGTGGAGGAATCGAAGAAGCACAGCCAGTACCAGGTCATGAGCATCTTCGTGAACCGGATCCAGTTCAACGATCCAAAGGATTTCGACAGCTATCCGGTGGACCTGGAGCGGGACTTCGACCTCGCCCGGGGCGCCGGCGCGGACCTGATCTTCGTCCCCGGCGAAGGGGAAATGTACCGGGACAACCTGACCTTCGTCGACGTGGAGGTCCTGCCGAAAAACCTGTGCGGCGCCCACCGGCCGGGCCACTTTCGCGGCGTCTATACCGTGGTGAGCAAGCTCTTCAACATCGTCCAGCCCGACGTTTCCGTCTTCGGTCAGAAGGACATCCAGCAGGCGGTGAGCATCGAGAAGATGACCGCCGACCTGAACTTCCCGGTGCGCATCATCATAGCGCCCACGGTGCGGGAGGACGACGGCCTCGCCATGAGCTCCCGCAACAAGCGCCTTTCCCCCGACGAGCGGACAAGGGCCGTGGCCATCAGCCGCGCACTGAAAAGAGCCGAGGAGCTGATGAAGTCCGGGGAGCGTTCCGCGCGGGCCCTCACGAAGGCCATGACGGCCGTCATAGACGAATCGAGCCCGACGAAGATCGATTACATCTCCGTCGTTCGCTACCGCGACCTGGAGCTCGTCGACGCCGTCGCGGAAAAATCGGTCATCGCCGCCGCGGTCTTTTACGGAGAAACCAGGCTTATCGACAATATGATCATCGAGTTCGAGGGGGGGGTGACGCGATGCGTCTACTGA